In the genome of Ferrovibrio terrae, the window GGCTGCCGCCACCCGAAGACGGCGCGGAGGCAGGCGGCGTACCGCCGCGATAGACCTGACGCTGCAGGGTCTGCAGGTCACGCTCCAGGCGGTTGATGCGGTCGATGGTCTGGGCGTCCTGCGCCCATGCAGTCGTAAAGGCGACGGGCAAAGCCGTAGCAGCAAGCAGCAGGACAACAGACAGACGGGCGACGAGCGGCGCAGACATGGGCGAACCCCTGATGGACGAATCGGGCAGATTGCCGAGTTTACCGGGGTTTACGTCAAAAGCATGGCGACAAGCAACGGCGGGACGCAGATTTGCGCCCCGCCGTTGTGATCATCAGAGGTTCGCCGCCGTCTGCAAAGAGGGCGGGCGAACCTTCATCAGTTAGTTCTGCAGCGTGGTCACGCCGCGGCGGTTCTGCGTCCAGGCGCTGTCGTTGTTGCCGACAGCGACCGGGCGTTCCTTGCCGTAGGAGATCGTGGTCACGCGGCTGGCCGGGATGCCCTGGTTGACCAGGTAATTGCGCACCGCGGTGGCGCGGCGATCACCGAGCGCCAGGTTGTATTCGCGGGTGCCGCGTTCGTCGCAATGGCCTTCGACCACAATGCGCCACTGGCCGTTCCGCTTCAGCCAGGCGACCTGGCGCTCCAGGATGCTGACAGCCTGGTTGTTGAGCGAATGGGAATCGGTTTCGAACAGCACGCGGTCGCCGGCTTCCGTGGCCAGCTGCTGCTGGGCGCCTTCACGGCCGCCCAAGGTGCTGGTGCCGACGCCGCCCATCGGGCTGGTGGCAACACCGGTGCCTGTGCTGCCACGGCCGCCGGCACCGCTCACCGAGCTGTCCTGCTGCGGCGCGCTTTCACAAGCGGCCAGACCGAGCACAAGCACCGCGGCCAGCATGGACCGCACCATCGTAATACGCTGCATTTTGGGAACTCCCCTTTTTTGTTGCACTGCCCACCGTAAAGCTCACTGGCAAAGCTAAGCCTGGCTTTTACGGCGGAATGGCGAATCTTTTGCGGCAGAACTGCGGCGGAGACAGAAAACTCGCTCTATGCACCGAACCACTGGCCGAGAAAAAAGTGCCGCAATCCGACCCGAATAGCTGAATCAAACAGATGACTGACAGATTCAGCGCCGGAATCAAAACACCCGCCTGCTTGCGCAGACGGGTGTTTCAAAGAACTCCAGTGCAGCCGAGGCGTGCCCAGTGGGCTAACTTGGCCGCGCCTGAATTAGTTCGACAGGACCGTCACACCGCGACGGTTCTGGGCCCAGGCGGCCTCGTTCGAACCGAGAGCCACCGGACGCTCCTTACCGTAGGAGATCGTGGTGACGCGGTTCGCCGGGATGCCCTGGTTGACCAGGTAGGTCTTGACGGCATTGGCGCGACGCTCGCCGAGCGCCAGATTGTATTCGCGGGTGCCGCGTTCGTCGGCATGACCCTCGATGACAACCTTCCACTGGCCGTAGCGCTTCAGCCAAGCAGCCTGCTTGTCGAGCGTGGCCTTGCCGGCCGGCTTCACTTCAAACTTGTCATAGTCGAAGAAGACGCGGTCGCCGACGTTGACCTGGAAGTCCTGCACGGTGCCCGGCGCGATGCTGGCAGCCGGAGCGGCAGCAGTGGCGGTGGCGCCGCCGGCGCCGCTGGTCGAAGCGGTCGGAGCCGGATCGGACGAGCAAGCGGCAACGAGCATGCCCACGGCAGCCACGGCCAGGAACTTGGAGCCGAAGGTGTTGAGGCGCATTTTTATTATCCCTCCAAGGGTTTCGAGAAGTGAGTCAGGTACCTGAACAGCGAAGCGCAACTTGCGTTCCATGGTCGGGCTTAGAATCTTTGATCCGAACACGGAGCGTGTGACAGATCCCCAAGCTTTGCCGGTCGCCGCCTCAGGGCTGGAAACCATTTCCATAGCCAAGGGCAAACGTTGCCGGAACCCCGAGGTTCGAGCCATTACGTCACGATCGACTATATCGGCCGGTTTTTGGTGAATCAATAGGCCTAAGGGCTTGTAAAGACTAAACGGACCCCTGCGGCATTTCTGCAACAGGGGTCCGGATGAACCTAGTTACCCACAGGCTGGAGCCCTCGACTCGGCCCGGCCAAGCTTAAACTGCGCTTTTGGCCAAGCGCAGCTTGGCCAAAAGCGAGCAATCAGCGCACAAGAGCCGATAGCGGCGACCAGGCCGGATCGGAGGCATCCGCCGGGGTGGGAATTTCCCGCTCGTTGAAGCCGGTGAGGTCGATCGAGATCAGGCGCACGCGCTGGCCACGGCCCTGCGCGTTCGATGGCGTCTCGCGATAGAACATCAGCACGCGACCATTCGGCGCCCAGGTCGGTGCTTCCTGCACCACCGCGTTCGACGACAGGATGCGCTCGCCCGAACCATCGGGACGCATCACGCCAATCGAGAACTGGCCCTGATACTCCTTGGTGAAGGCGATCAGGTCGCCGCGCGGCGACCAGACCGGCGTCGAGTAGCGGCCCTGGCTGAAGCTGACGCGCTTCTGGTCCGAACCATCGGCATTCATCACGTAGATCTGCTTGGTGCCGCCGCGATCCGAGTTGAAGGTGATGCGGCGACCATCGGGCGCGAAACTCGGCGAGGTGTCGATGCCCGGATCGGTGGTCAGACGCTGCCGCTGTCGCGTGCGCAGATCCATCATGTAGACATCCGAATTGCCGTCAGACGCCAGCGACATGATCACGCGATTGCCGTCCGGCGAGAAGCGCGGCGCAAAGGTCATGCCGGGGAAATCGCCGACCAGTTCCTGCTGTCCGGTATCGATGTTGAACAGGTAGACGCGCGGCTTTTCGTTGAAATAGCTCAGATACGTGATTTCCTGCTGGCCCGGGCTGAAACGCGGCGTCAGCACCAGGAAGCGGCCATCGGTAAGCATACGATGGTTCGCGCCATCCTGGTCCATGATCGCGAGGCGCTTCACGCGACGATCCGGCGGGCCGCTTTCCGAGACATAGACGATGCGGGTGTCGAAGTAGCCGTCTTCGCCGGTGACGCGCTTGTAGATCGCATCGGCGATCAGATGCGCCAGGCGACGCCAGTTGTCGGGCGTGGTGAACAGCGCCAGGCCGGTCATCTGATTTTCGGCGGCCACGTCCCACAGGCGGAATTCGCCGCGCAGGCGGCCATCGGCCTGCATTTCGATGCGGCCGTTGACCAGTGCATCGACATTGATCACGCGCCAGTCCTGGAAACGCGGCTGAACGCGCATCTGGGCCGGCGACTGGATATGCGCCTTGGGATCGGCCGGCTTGAACAGGCCGGAGCGTTCGAGATCAGCGCGGATCACGGCGGCAACGTCAGTGCCGATCTTCAGCGCCTGCGGATTGTCGGCATCGAAATCGGAAATCGCGATCGGCACCGGCTTGAAGTTGCCGCGCGTGATGTCGATCTCGACCGCGGCGCGCACCTGCGGCGCGACCAGCACTATCGCCAGCAGCGCCAGCACCCAGCTGCGCAGATTGGCCTTCATCATGCCAGCCGCCGATCGGTGGCGGGGCAAACTCGGCATCCGAAGCATCACTGTCTCCCTGTCATTTTTATCCGCCCAGCATCATGCGCGGATCGAAGTTCAGAATGATTTCCTGGCCCCACTTGTCGCGGTCGCCCGGCGGCAACTGGAACGGCACGGCCTTGAGCACGGCGCGACGCGCGGACTCAGCCGCAGCGCGATAGCTTTCGTTGCCCGGAATGAACATGCGAGCCTGATCGACGATCTCAGGCTGCTGGCGCAACGAACCGTCTGGATTCAGGCTGAAACGGATGCGCACCTGAAGATTGCCCGCATCCTTGGCGCCAATATCGAACTGCCACTTGTCTTCCACCTGCTTGCGGATGAAATCCTTCTCGCTCATCGAAATGGGCTGATTGGGATTCGACGGCCCCTCGGCGCGCGGCGCGGCGGCCGGCGGCGTGCGCGAGGCGGTCTGCGGCGCCTGCTGCGGCGTCGGGGCCGGCGGCGCCTTCATCTTGTTCACCAATGCCGCGACATCCGAGAAGTTCGGCGTCTTGCTCTTGTCTTCCGTGCGCTGCTGCGTCGGCTTGGGCGGCGCGGGCTTCACTTCCGGTTTCGGCTTCTCGGCCACCTTCGGCGGCTCGGGCGTCTCGACCACTTCCTTGGGCTTGGGCAGCGGCTTGGCAGACGGCTGCGGCTCGGGCATCGGCTGCGGCTTGGGGGCCTCGGCCTGCTTGGGCGGCTCAGGTGTCGGCGGGGGAGGCGGTGGCGGCGGGGCGGCCGCCTGCGGCTGCGGCTTGGGCGGCTCGGGCGCGGGCTTGGCTTCCGGTACCGGCTCTTCCTTGGGCGGCGCCTTGGTCTCGACGACCTGCGGCTGCGGCTTGGGCACGTTGGTCTTCTCGGCAATCGGCGCGAACTCGGCCAGCACGACCATCGGCTCGGGCTCGCGCGGCTTCTCCCACCAGTAGGGCAAGCCGAAGATGCCGACCGCCAGAATGCCGGCATGCAGGCTCGCCGAGAATATGTAGGACTGTCGCTGCACCCTGCCCTGACCCTCTACTCTTACGCCTTACCGACCGCCCGGTTAACGCCGGGGGGCGGCATTGGGCGGATTGCCGACCAGCGCCACCTTGGTGAAGCCGCCGGTATTGATGACGCCCATCACTTCCAGCACCTTGCCGTAATTGATGGCCTGGTCGCCGCGCACGAAGATGCGGCGCTCGGACGCGTTGCCGGCAATCGCCTGCAGACGCGCCACCAGCTGATCTACTTCAATCGGGCTTTCCTGAAGGTAAACGACGCCCTTGGCGTCGATGGTGACGCTTAAGGGTTCGTCCTGGCCCTGGATCGCCGCCGCCTGGGTCTTGGGCAGGTCGACCTGCACGCCGACGGTGAGCAGCGGGGCCGCGACCATGAACACGATCAGCAGCACCAGCATCACGTCGACCAGCGGAGTCACGTTGATTTCCGACATCGGCGCGCGCCGCATGCGGCCGCCGCGGGTCGAGCCGCCTCCGGTGGACATACCCATGGTCAGGCCGCCTCTTCGTCAAGCTGGCGCGACATCAGCGCGGAGAACTCGCCGGCAAAGCCTTCGAGCCGCACGTTCAGCCGGCCGAGATCGTTGGAAAACTTGTTGTAGGCCATGACGGCCGGAATCGCCGCGAGAAGCCCCAGCGCAGTGGCGAACAGCGCTTCCGCGATGCCCGGCGCCACCACGGCCAGAGAGGTGTTCTTGGACGAGGCGATGGCGTGGAAGGAGTTCATGATGCCCCAGACCGTGCCGAACAGGCCGACGAAGGGCGAGACCGAACCGACCGAGGCGAGGAAGCCGAGATAACGCTCCAGGCGCTCCATCTCGCGGTCGATGGAGACACGCATCACCTGGTTGATGCGGACCTGCAGCGAGCCGAGGCCCTTGGTGCCGCGCACCAGGCCGCGCTCGGTGGAGCGGCGCCATTCGCGCATCGCGGCGACGAACAGCACGGCCATCGGATGCTGCGGACCGGCCATCGAGAGGCGGTCATACAGCGCATCCAGCGAACCGCCCGACCAGAAGTCGTTTTCGAACTTGTCGGTGTCGATGATGGTGCGGCGAATCTTGATCAGCTTGTCGAAGATGATCGCCCAGGACCAGAACGAGGCCAGGATGAGCATCAGCATGACGGCCTTGACGATCCAGTCGGCCTGAAGGAAGAGCGCCCAGAGCGAAAGATCGGTGGCCACAGAAGAGCCCCCGAGCTGCGCGGCGCTGACGGTCCTGTCCATAAGTTCGAATCCTTTGGTTAAGAGTTAGCAGATCAATGCGATAAATTTGGTGAAAGTGTGGCGAAAAGCGCCGCAACCGGCTGCGGCACCCGCCGCGCACGGCCTTTTGCGTCGATACAGACCAGCTTGACCTCGGCCCGGACCAGCAGCTCCGCGCCGCGCCAGACCTCCTGTCCCAGGGTCAGGCTGGCACCACGCAGTTCGGTAATGGCGGTTGTAACAACCAGCTCCTCATGCAGCCGGGCCGGTTTCAGATAGTCCACATTGCAGGCCCGCACGGCGAAGGCGGCGCCGTTTTCCGACTCGATCAGCCCGCGCTGGTCGATGCCGTTCTGCAGCAGCAGGTCGGACCGGCCGCGTTCGATGAAGCGCAGGTAGTTGGCGTAATACACGATGCCGGCGGCATCGGTATCCTCCCATTGCACCCGCAAGGCGTAGCGATGCTCAGACATCGTCATCGCCCAGAAGGTCTAACTGATTCACGCCAAGCCCGGCGGGCGGCGTCAGGCCGATATGGGCAAAGGCGGCCGGGGTCAGCAGGCGGCCGCGCGGCGTGCGCTGCAGGAAGCCCTGCTGGATCAGATACGGCTCGATGATGTCTTCCAGCGCGTCGCGCGGTTCCGACAGCGAGGCGGCAATGGTTTCGACGCCGACCGGCCCGCCGGAGAAATCGCGGGCAATCGTGGTGAGATAACGCCGGTCCATGGCATCGAGGCCGCGCGCATCCACTTCCAGCCGCAGCAAAGCCGCATCGGCGGTGGCGGCATCGACGATCTTCGCCTTGGCATAGACGGCGAAGTCGCGCACCCGGCGCAGGAGCCTGCCAGCCACCCGCGGCGTGCCGCGCGCCCGGCGGGCGATCTCGCGCGCGCCCGAGGCATCGAGTTCGAGATCGAGGATACGGGCGCCGCGCCGCACGATCAGTTCGAGTTCCTCGACCTCGTAGAAATTCAGCCGCAGCGGAATGCCGAAGCGTTCGCGCAACGGCGTGGTCAGCAGGCCGGACCGCGTGGTGGCGCCGACCAGCGTGAACGGCGGCAGGTCGATGCGCACGCTGCGCGCCGAGGGCCCCTCGCCGATGATCAGGTCGAGCTGGAAGTCTTCCATCGCCGGATAGAGGATTTCCTCCACGGCCGGATTGAGGCGGTGGATCTCGTCGATGAACAGCACGTCGCGTGCTTCCAGATTGGTCAGCAGGGCGGCCAGGTCGCCGGCCTTGGCGATCACCGGGCCAGACGTCGCCTTGAAGTTGACGCCGAGTTCGCGCGACACGATCTGCGCCAGCGTGGTCTTGCCCAGACCCGGCGGGCCGTGGAACAGCACATGATCCAGCGCCTCGCCGCGGTCCTTGGCAGCCTGGATGAAGATGTTGAGGTTTTCACGCGCACGCGCCTGGCCGATGAAATCGCCCAGCACCTGCGGGCGCAGATGACGCTCAAGATCGTCGTTCTCGGCTTTTGCGCCTGAGACCATTCGAGGTGCCTCGCTCATCGCGCCAGCTCCTTGAGCGCGGCCGGGATCAGCTGCTGCACATTGGCCTTGTCGCCGAGATTGCGCGCCGCCGTCGTGACGGCGCCAAAGGCGTCGGCGCGCTTGTAACCGAGATTGACCAGCGCAGACAGCGCATCGGCGACCGGGCCGCCGGCCGTTTCGGCTGCTGCGGTTTCAGCAGACGTCGCACTGGCCACCGGGCCGAGCGCGATGCCGCCGACCTTGTCCTTCAGTTCGGTGATCAGGCGCACGGCCAGCTTGGGGCCAACGCCGTCGCAGCGGTTCAGCGAGGTCTTGTCGGCCGAGGCGATGGCGCGAAACAGCTCATCGGGCGCCAGCGTCGAGAGAATGCCGAGCGCCACCTTGGCGCCGACGCCCTGCACGGTCTGCAGCAGGTTGAAACATTCCCGCTCGGACGGCGACACAAAGCCGAACAGATGGATATGGTCTTCGCGCACATGCGTCTCGACATGCAGCCGTACGGCTTCGCCCGGCCGCGGCAGGTTGCGCAAGGTTCTGCCTGAGCAGAAGACCTGGTAGCCGACGCCGTTCACATCGAGGATGCAGAAGGTCTCGGCCACGCTGTCGAGCAATCCGCTGAGCTTGGCGATCATCGCGCCGCCCTCACTTCCGCCGCCATAATACGGCGCGATGTCGCCGCGTTATGCGCATGGCAGATGGCGACCGCCAGCGCATCGGCGGCGTCGGTGCCAGTGACATTACAGCCCGGCAACAGGCGCTTCACCATGGCATGCACCTGGTCCTTGTCGGCACGCCCGGTGCCGACGACCGCCTTCTTCACTTCGGTCGCCGCGTATTCCGCGACCGGAAGCCCGGCCTGTGCCGGCGCCAGCAGCACCACGCCGCGCGCCTGGCCGAGCTTCAGCGTCGAGGCCGGGTTCTTGTTCACGAAAGTCTCTTCCACGGCGGCGGCCTGCGGCTGCCATTCCTGCAGCAGTTCCATCAGAGCGTCATGCAGGCTGCGCAACCGGTACGCCAGTTCATCATCCGGGTTGCTGCGGATGATGCCATGCGCGACATGGCTCAGCCGGTTGCCTTCGGCATGGATGATGCCCCAGCCGGTCGCCCGCAGGCCGGGATCGAGACCGATGATGCGCATGGGTGAACCCAAACCGGAGTCCTTTCGCGACCGGGGCCTAACCTGCCAGCCGCTTCATCTCGTCCTCCGAAATGTCGAAATTGGCGTAGACGGTCTGCACGTCGTCGCTGTCTTCCAGCACTTCGATCATCTTGAACAGCGTTTCGGCCTTTTCGCCCTCGACCGGCGTGGTGGTCTTGGGCTTCCACACCAGCTTGGCCGATTTCGGCTCGCCGAACGTCTTTTCCAGCGCCTCGCGCACCGCGGCAAAGTCGTCCTGCGCGCAGGTGACGCTGTGGCCCTCTTCATCCGACTGCACGTCCTCGGCACCGGCCTCCAGCGCGCCTTCGAACAGCGCCTCAGGCGTGCCGGCAGCCGCCGGGAAAACGATCTCGCCGACACGGTCGAACATGAAGGCGACCGAATTGGTCTCGCCCAGCGCCCCGCCATTCTTGGAGAAGGCGGCGCGCACTTCGCCCGCCGTGCGGTTGCGGTTGTCGGTCAGCGCTTCGACGATCACGGCGACACCGCCGGGGCCGTAGCCCTCATACCGCACCTCTTCGTAATTGTCGGCCGCATCGTTGCCGGCGCCGCGCTTGATCGCGCGCTCGAGCGTGTCCTTCGACATATTGGCGACGCGGGCGGCCTGGATGGCGGCGCGCAGGCGCGGATTGGCTGCCGGATCGGGCTGGCCGCTGCGGGCGGCCGTGGTCAGTTCGCGGATCAGCTTGGTGAAAACCTTGGCGCGCTTGGCATCCTGCGCGCCTTTGCGATGCATGATGTTTTTAAACTGGGAATGGCCGGCCATGGACGAACCTGCTTAAAGCGTGAAAAACCGAGCGAATCGGGCATGTTTATCATATTTCGGCAGCTTTATCTGCCGAACCCCGAAGCGGGTGCCCGGATACTGCCGCCGCCCCTCAAAATCAAGTCGGCCAAGCAGCAAGCCGGGGCAGGCGTGTTCCGCCAGGCGGAGCGATCGCCGATTTGGTCCAAGGTCGGATTGCACAGCCTGACTCACGGCGATAAGGTCGGCAGGTTCCGCAGCGGCAACCGCCGGAACGGAGGAAGTCCTGAATTCCTCGCGGTATCAATGAATTACCCGATGGAGCCGGGCAGACTCGCATGATGGACCTCATGCAACTCGCCACCGCAGCAGCGCTGGCCCGGCGGCCGAACGCCGGCAGCGGCCTGCCGGGCTATCCGCAATCGGAAATCCTGACCCGCGCGCACCTGCTCTGGCTCGATGCCCGCGGCAGCGCCGAGATGCCGGCGCGGCGGCAGTTCCCGGCCGCGACGCTGGAGCCGCTGGCCGCACAAGTGCTGGTCTTCGGCGTCGAGCATGAGCCGCTCGACTTCCGCTACCTCGAAGTGGGCAGCCGCATGCGCGCGCTCAGCAACGACGACTATACCGGCAGGCGGCTGAGCGAGATTCCGCACCAGCGCGCGCCCAGTCTGGTCTGGGACCATCTGATGGCTGCCATGGATGCCCGCGCGCCGGTGCGCGGCGTACTGCCCTATGTCGGCCGCAGCCGCGAGTTCAGCAGCATTTTCCATATCGTGCTGCCGCTGGCCGATGACGGCGAGACGGTGGACCGCCTGCTGGTCTGCGTCGATCTGGCACCGGGCGCCGGCAGCGGCGTGCGGCTGCAGGACGGCACGCACCCCTTCACGCAACTCGGCTGAGCGCAGCCTCCACTCCAGCCTTTCACCACGGCCCTTCCCCATGGCTCCCTTACCATGGCCCCTTACCATGGGTTGAGCGGAATCCGCTTTTGCGTCTGCACAATCCCTGAGAGACTGGGATTGTGACAGGAGCCTGATGTGTCGACGATGCGCGACCTGCTGCTGGGCCGGCAGGCAACGCCGGCCCTGCTGTGGGGCTATGATTACTGGCAGAGCAAGCGCGGCGGCCGCGCCATGCCCTCGCGCGCCGATCTCGACCCGATCGAGATGAAGTCCTTTCTTCCGCATATCGTGCTGACCGACGTGCTGCACAATTCCGCGCCAGACCTGCCGCTCGATTTCCGCTACCGCCTGATGGGCACCACCGTGGATGCCCATATGTCGCGCCGCTTCACCGGCCTGCGGCTCAGCGAACTGCCGGCACAGCGGCCGGGCAGCCAGATGTGGCTGAATTTCAGCGAGGTGGTGGAGCAGCGCCAGCCGCGCTTCCACCGCGTGCCTTACGTCGGGCCACATAAGGATTTTCTCTCCCTGATCGACCTGGTGCTGCCGCTGTCGGATGACGACCGCAGCGTGACCATGCTGATGTCGCTGGTGGATTTCATCCCGCGCGAGGTCAATCCGCCGCGCGGCAGATAGGCGAACCGTAGCCCCACGGGGTCATCCCCGTAACTTTTGGGGTGCGCTTTCCCGCGTTTCGTGCCACTTTCCCGCCCGTTACCCCTCCCCTGCACAGCATCTTTTCAGGATTGCCGGCCGCGCAT includes:
- the pal gene encoding peptidoglycan-associated lipoprotein Pal gives rise to the protein MQRITMVRSMLAAVLVLGLAACESAPQQDSSVSGAGGRGSTGTGVATSPMGGVGTSTLGGREGAQQQLATEAGDRVLFETDSHSLNNQAVSILERQVAWLKRNGQWRIVVEGHCDERGTREYNLALGDRRATAVRNYLVNQGIPASRVTTISYGKERPVAVGNNDSAWTQNRRGVTTLQN
- the pal gene encoding peptidoglycan-associated lipoprotein Pal, translating into MRLNTFGSKFLAVAAVGMLVAACSSDPAPTASTSGAGGATATAAAPAASIAPGTVQDFQVNVGDRVFFDYDKFEVKPAGKATLDKQAAWLKRYGQWKVVIEGHADERGTREYNLALGERRANAVKTYLVNQGIPANRVTTISYGKERPVALGSNEAAWAQNRRGVTVLSN
- the tolB gene encoding Tol-Pal system beta propeller repeat protein TolB → MMKANLRSWVLALLAIVLVAPQVRAAVEIDITRGNFKPVPIAISDFDADNPQALKIGTDVAAVIRADLERSGLFKPADPKAHIQSPAQMRVQPRFQDWRVINVDALVNGRIEMQADGRLRGEFRLWDVAAENQMTGLALFTTPDNWRRLAHLIADAIYKRVTGEDGYFDTRIVYVSESGPPDRRVKRLAIMDQDGANHRMLTDGRFLVLTPRFSPGQQEITYLSYFNEKPRVYLFNIDTGQQELVGDFPGMTFAPRFSPDGNRVIMSLASDGNSDVYMMDLRTRQRQRLTTDPGIDTSPSFAPDGRRITFNSDRGGTKQIYVMNADGSDQKRVSFSQGRYSTPVWSPRGDLIAFTKEYQGQFSIGVMRPDGSGERILSSNAVVQEAPTWAPNGRVLMFYRETPSNAQGRGQRVRLISIDLTGFNEREIPTPADASDPAWSPLSALVR
- the tolR gene encoding protein TolR; this encodes MGMSTGGGSTRGGRMRRAPMSEINVTPLVDVMLVLLIVFMVAAPLLTVGVQVDLPKTQAAAIQGQDEPLSVTIDAKGVVYLQESPIEVDQLVARLQAIAGNASERRIFVRGDQAINYGKVLEVMGVINTGGFTKVALVGNPPNAAPRR
- the tolQ gene encoding protein TolQ, with the translated sequence MDRTVSAAQLGGSSVATDLSLWALFLQADWIVKAVMLMLILASFWSWAIIFDKLIKIRRTIIDTDKFENDFWSGGSLDALYDRLSMAGPQHPMAVLFVAAMREWRRSTERGLVRGTKGLGSLQVRINQVMRVSIDREMERLERYLGFLASVGSVSPFVGLFGTVWGIMNSFHAIASSKNTSLAVVAPGIAEALFATALGLLAAIPAVMAYNKFSNDLGRLNVRLEGFAGEFSALMSRQLDEEAA
- a CDS encoding YbgC/FadM family acyl-CoA thioesterase, producing MSEHRYALRVQWEDTDAAGIVYYANYLRFIERGRSDLLLQNGIDQRGLIESENGAAFAVRACNVDYLKPARLHEELVVTTAITELRGASLTLGQEVWRGAELLVRAEVKLVCIDAKGRARRVPQPVAALFATLSPNLSH
- the ruvB gene encoding Holliday junction branch migration DNA helicase RuvB, with the translated sequence MSEAPRMVSGAKAENDDLERHLRPQVLGDFIGQARARENLNIFIQAAKDRGEALDHVLFHGPPGLGKTTLAQIVSRELGVNFKATSGPVIAKAGDLAALLTNLEARDVLFIDEIHRLNPAVEEILYPAMEDFQLDLIIGEGPSARSVRIDLPPFTLVGATTRSGLLTTPLRERFGIPLRLNFYEVEELELIVRRGARILDLELDASGAREIARRARGTPRVAGRLLRRVRDFAVYAKAKIVDAATADAALLRLEVDARGLDAMDRRYLTTIARDFSGGPVGVETIAASLSEPRDALEDIIEPYLIQQGFLQRTPRGRLLTPAAFAHIGLTPPAGLGVNQLDLLGDDDV
- the ruvA gene encoding Holliday junction branch migration protein RuvA, whose protein sequence is MIAKLSGLLDSVAETFCILDVNGVGYQVFCSGRTLRNLPRPGEAVRLHVETHVREDHIHLFGFVSPSERECFNLLQTVQGVGAKVALGILSTLAPDELFRAIASADKTSLNRCDGVGPKLAVRLITELKDKVGGIALGPVASATSAETAAAETAGGPVADALSALVNLGYKRADAFGAVTTAARNLGDKANVQQLIPAALKELAR
- the ruvC gene encoding crossover junction endodeoxyribonuclease RuvC, with translation MRIIGLDPGLRATGWGIIHAEGNRLSHVAHGIIRSNPDDELAYRLRSLHDALMELLQEWQPQAAAVEETFVNKNPASTLKLGQARGVVLLAPAQAGLPVAEYAATEVKKAVVGTGRADKDQVHAMVKRLLPGCNVTGTDAADALAVAICHAHNAATSRRIMAAEVRAAR
- a CDS encoding YebC/PmpR family DNA-binding transcriptional regulator, which gives rise to MAGHSQFKNIMHRKGAQDAKRAKVFTKLIRELTTAARSGQPDPAANPRLRAAIQAARVANMSKDTLERAIKRGAGNDAADNYEEVRYEGYGPGGVAVIVEALTDNRNRTAGEVRAAFSKNGGALGETNSVAFMFDRVGEIVFPAAAGTPEALFEGALEAGAEDVQSDEEGHSVTCAQDDFAAVREALEKTFGEPKSAKLVWKPKTTTPVEGEKAETLFKMIEVLEDSDDVQTVYANFDISEDEMKRLAG
- a CDS encoding PAS domain-containing protein, whose translation is MRDLLLGRQATPALLWGYDYWQSKRGGRAMPSRADLDPIEMKSFLPHIVLTDVLHNSAPDLPLDFRYRLMGTTVDAHMSRRFTGLRLSELPAQRPGSQMWLNFSEVVEQRQPRFHRVPYVGPHKDFLSLIDLVLPLSDDDRSVTMLMSLVDFIPREVNPPRGR